A window of Sporichthyaceae bacterium genomic DNA:
TGCAATTGCGGATCGACCTGCCGGACCGTCCGGGGTCGTTGGCCCGGGTCGGCCGGGTGCTGGGTGCGTTGGGGGCCGACATCCGGGCTATGAACGTGCTGGACCACATCGGGGCTCGGGTGATCGACGAGTTCACGGTCGAGTGGTCGAACTACCCGGGTGACGACCGGCTCGCACAGGCTTTGACGGCGGTGCCGGGGGTTGTGCTGCAGGGGGCGTGGCGCACGTTGGCCCGCCCGGACGCGTTCCCGGACCTCGACGTGCTGCTGCACGTGAAGGCCCAACCGGAGCGCGCCGTCCAGACGCTGGTCGACGCCCTGCCCGGGGCGCTGAACGCGGACTGGGCAGTCGTGCTGGCCACCGGACCGGAGCGGACGACGATCGCCGCCAGCCCCGATGCCCCGGAGGACTCACTACCGGACATCCGCCCGACCCACCCGCTCGCGTTCAGCTCCGGACCGGGGATCCACCTGGCCGCGGTGCCCACCCCCGGCGCCACCGTCTACGTGGCCCGCTCGAGCGGCGGCCCGCTGTTCCACCGGGTGGAACTGGCTCGGTTGACCCGCCTGGTCGAGGTGGCCTGCGCGATCGCCGGGACCGGCGCGCTGCGCAGTCCGGCCCGCGAACGGGCGCACTCCGGCTGATCGGCGGCAGTCGGTCGCTGACCCCGCCGCTCCGCCCCGTCCCGAGTAGGGTCGAAGGCGGGTGGCGAGGAGGAGCGTGTGGCCGAGCCGACTGGGGCGTCGCTGGAGCGGGTCCTCACGCTGCCGAACGCGCTGAGCTTGGTCCGCGTGCTCGGTGTGCCGCTGTTCCTGTACCTCATCCTGGGCCCGCACGCCGACGGCGCCGCGTTGGCGATCCTGATGCTGTCCGGGGCGACCGACTACTTCGACGGCTGGCTGGCCCGAAAGCTGAACCAGACCAGCCGGTTGGGGCAGCTGCTCGACCCGGCCGCCGACCGGTTGTACATCGTGGCCACGTTGATCGGACTCACGATCCGCGGGATCCTGCCGGTGTGGCTCACGTTGTTCCTGGTGGCCCGCGACGTCATGCTCGCCGGCTGCGTGCCGCGGCTGCGTCGCCTCGGGTACGGCCCGGCCCTGCCCGTGCACTATCTGGGGAAGGCAGCCACTTTCAATCTGCTTTACGCGTTCCCGTTCCTGCTGCTCGCCGACCACTCGGGGGCCGGCATGACGGCGATGCAGACGTTGGCCTCGGTATTCGGCTGGGCTTTTGCAATCTGGGGTACCGGGTTGTACTGGTGGGCAGGAATCCTCTATGTGATGCAGGTGCGTGCACTGTCGGCCGTTGAGCAGACCGGGGTTCCGACACCGGTCTGACGACGGGTAGCACGGAGGTGATGCGGGGTGAAAGCGGTCGTCATGGCCGGCGGCGAGGGGACTCGCCTGCGCCCGTTGACTGCCGCGATCCCGAAACCACTGCTGCCGGTGGTCAGTCAGCCGCTGATGGGGCACGTGCTGCGGTTGTTGCGCCGTCACGGGCTCACCGAGGTCGTCGTCACCGTCCAGTTCCTCGCCGCACTGGTGCGCAACCACTTCGGCGACGGCGAGGAGCTGGGTATGTCCATCTCCTACGCCAACGAGGCCACCCCGCTGGGCACGGCCGGCAGCATCAAGAACGCCGAGGACGCGCTGTGCGACGGCACGTTCCTGGTCATCTCCGGCGACGCGCTCACCGATATCGACCTCTCCGACCTGCTGCGCTTCCACCAGGAGCGCGGGGCGCTGGTCACCGCGTGCCTGAAGCGGGTCGCCAACCCGCTGGACTTCGGCATCACGATCCTGGGCGAGGACGGCCGCATCGAGCGCTTCCTGGAGAAGCCGACCTGGGGCCAGGTCTTCTCGGACACCGTCAACACCGGCATCTACGTGATGGAGCCGGAGGTCTTCGACTACATCCCGGCCGGGGAGCAGGTCGACTGGTCCGAGGACGTGTTCCCGGCGCTGCTGGCCAAGGACAAGGCGCTGTACGGCTACGTGGCCGAGGGCTACTGGGAGGACGTCGGCACCCACGAGAAGTACCTGCAGGCCCAGGCCGACGTGCTGGCCAAACGGGTGCACGTCGAGATCGACGCGTTCGAGATGGCTCCGGGCGTCTGGGTCGGTGAGGGTGCCCACGTCGACCCGGCCGCGGTGCTGCGCGGGCCGCTGTACATCGGCGACTACGCCCAGGTCGAGAGCGGCGCCGAACTGCGCGAGTACACCGTGCTGGGCAGCAACGTGGTCGTGAAGCACGGGGCGTTCCTGCACCGGACCGTCGTGCACGACAACGTCTACATCGGGCCCCAGACAAACCTGCGCGGCTGTGTGATCGGCAAGAACGCCGACGTCATGCGGGGGGCGCGGGTCAACGAGGGCGCCGTGGTGGGCGACGAGTGCCTGGTCGAGGAGGAGGCGATCCTGGCCGCCGGGGTCAAGGTCTACCCGGCCAAGACGATCGAGGCCGGCGCGGTGGTCAACCAGAGCGTGATCTGGGAGTCCCGGGGGGCCCGCACATTGTTCGGCCCGCGCGGGGTGTCCGGGATCGTGAACGTGGAGATCACTCCGGAACTCGCGGTTCGCCTGGCCAGCGCCTACGCGACCACGTTGAAGAAGGGCGACACGGTGCTGACCGCCCGCGACGGATCCCGGGCCGCCCGGGCGCTGAAGCAGGCCGTGATCTCCGCGCTGCAGGCCTCCGCGATCAACGTCCGCGACCTGGAGATGCAGCCGCCGGCCGTGTCCCGCATGGAGGCCTCCCGCGGGATCGCGGGTGGGGTGCTGATCCGGACCACGCCCGGGCAGGGCGACCGCGTCGACATCGCGTTCCTCGACGCCACCGGCACGGACCTGTCGGCAGCGCAACGCAGCCGACTCGAGCGGCTCTACCGCCGCCAGGAGTTCCGCCGGGCGTTCCCCGGCGAGATCGGCGACCTGACGTACTCGCCGCGGGCCGGGGAGACCTACGTCCGGGCGGTGCTCGACGCGATCGACATCACCGGGGTGCCGTCCGGCACCGACGCCCGGATGAAGGTCGTCGTCGACGCAGGCAACGGCGCCGCGGGCTTGCTGCTGCCCGGCCTGGTCGGCGGTCTGGGTGTCGACGTGCTCACCGTCAACCTCGGCATCGACGAGTCCCGACCGACCCGCACGGTCGAGGACCGCGCGGTCGCGCTGAATCGGCTCGGCGAACTCGTGGCCTCCTCGCGTTCCGCCTTCGGCGTCGCGTTCGACCCGCTGGGGGAGCGGATCTCGCTGGTCGACGAACGCGGCGAGGTCATCGAGGACGACCGGGCCCTGCTCGTGGTCATGGACCTGGTGGCCGCCGAACGGCGCACCGGCCGCATCGCGCTGCCGGTCACCACGACCCGGGTCGCCCAGGC
This region includes:
- a CDS encoding CDP-alcohol phosphatidyltransferase family protein, translating into MAEPTGASLERVLTLPNALSLVRVLGVPLFLYLILGPHADGAALAILMLSGATDYFDGWLARKLNQTSRLGQLLDPAADRLYIVATLIGLTIRGILPVWLTLFLVARDVMLAGCVPRLRRLGYGPALPVHYLGKAATFNLLYAFPFLLLADHSGAGMTAMQTLASVFGWAFAIWGTGLYWWAGILYVMQVRALSAVEQTGVPTPV
- a CDS encoding ACT domain-containing protein; this translates as MLLQLRIDLPDRPGSLARVGRVLGALGADIRAMNVLDHIGARVIDEFTVEWSNYPGDDRLAQALTAVPGVVLQGAWRTLARPDAFPDLDVLLHVKAQPERAVQTLVDALPGALNADWAVVLATGPERTTIAASPDAPEDSLPDIRPTHPLAFSSGPGIHLAAVPTPGATVYVARSSGGPLFHRVELARLTRLVEVACAIAGTGALRSPARERAHSG
- a CDS encoding sugar phosphate nucleotidyltransferase — encoded protein: MKAVVMAGGEGTRLRPLTAAIPKPLLPVVSQPLMGHVLRLLRRHGLTEVVVTVQFLAALVRNHFGDGEELGMSISYANEATPLGTAGSIKNAEDALCDGTFLVISGDALTDIDLSDLLRFHQERGALVTACLKRVANPLDFGITILGEDGRIERFLEKPTWGQVFSDTVNTGIYVMEPEVFDYIPAGEQVDWSEDVFPALLAKDKALYGYVAEGYWEDVGTHEKYLQAQADVLAKRVHVEIDAFEMAPGVWVGEGAHVDPAAVLRGPLYIGDYAQVESGAELREYTVLGSNVVVKHGAFLHRTVVHDNVYIGPQTNLRGCVIGKNADVMRGARVNEGAVVGDECLVEEEAILAAGVKVYPAKTIEAGAVVNQSVIWESRGARTLFGPRGVSGIVNVEITPELAVRLASAYATTLKKGDTVLTARDGSRAARALKQAVISALQASAINVRDLEMQPPAVSRMEASRGIAGGVLIRTTPGQGDRVDIAFLDATGTDLSAAQRSRLERLYRRQEFRRAFPGEIGDLTYSPRAGETYVRAVLDAIDITGVPSGTDARMKVVVDAGNGAAGLLLPGLVGGLGVDVLTVNLGIDESRPTRTVEDRAVALNRLGELVASSRSAFGVAFDPLGERISLVDERGEVIEDDRALLVVMDLVAAERRTGRIALPVTTTRVAQAVAGFHGVEITWTGTAPDGLARAVTDSALILGGDGKGGFVIPEVGNAVDGTAAFVRLVGLVARTQLTLSQIDARIPRAHVRYRAIDTPWSAKGAVMRAVVEAAGQRVLDTTDGVRVVERDGSWSLVLPDPAAAVIHLWTEAAEDDAAEQLLTGWIDQVKRAGA